Part of the Azospirillum formosense genome is shown below.
GCTTGACCTGCCCGGCGGCGGAGCGCAGGACGAGCTGCTTGTCCGCGTTCGCCATTTCCTCCCGCGCGATCAGAAGCATGCCGATTCCCGCCGAATCGACGAACTCCAGCGTGGAAAGGTCGAGCACCTGACGCTTGGCCTTGTTCTGCAGCATCTCCCGGATCAGGGCCCGCAGCTTGGCGTGGTCGTTGAAGGTCAGGCGACCGCGCAACCGAACCAGGGTCTCCTGCTCCTTGTCCTCAATTCCGTAGTCCATCGGTCCGGTGTTCCTGAAGGGTGTTCCTGAAGGGGCAGTGGGGCGGGTGGCCTTGTGCGGGCCACGCCACAATGGAGCAAGACCGGCCGGGGATTCCAGAGAATCCCTTGGCCTCAGAAAAGTTCGATGTCGCCGCCGGAACTGTCGTCCTGGCCGGCATCGACGTCAAGGACGCCATGCTCGTCCAGCGCCGTCCCTTCCAGCAGCAGACGGCGCACGAAGCGCTGGCGCATCTCGCTCAGCTTGAAGCGGCCCAGCAGCTCGTCGAGCCATTCCTGCGGAACCTGCGGCCCCAAGGAAGCGGGCATTTCGACGCGGGTGCGGTTTTCCAGCTCGTTCAGCCCTTCCGCCATGATGGCGAGGCTGTCGTTGATGGCCTCCAGCCGCTGCTTGGTCAGGTCCTGGAACTGCATCCCGGTGACCATGCGGCTGATGGTGGTGGACATG
Proteins encoded:
- a CDS encoding STAS domain-containing protein; this translates as MDYGIEDKEQETLVRLRGRLTFNDHAKLRALIREMLQNKAKRQVLDLSTLEFVDSAGIGMLLIAREEMANADKQLVLRSAAGQVKRVLTVAQLNKIVTIED